In Candidatus Omnitrophota bacterium, a single window of DNA contains:
- a CDS encoding NAD(P)-dependent oxidoreductase, with product MKKILVTGATGFIGRHCLPLLIEKGYQVHAVSFSKNDFSCPGVRWCQVNLLNSKDTDSLVSSVRATHLLHLAWYTEHKKYWTALENHDWVRASFDLVKSFRTQGGQRAVIAGTCAEYDWSQGRCSEDTTPLLPATLYGNCRNELRKKVEVLSKETGLSSVWARIFFAYGPAEHPNRLVSSVIASLLKGKQIPCSEGNQKRDFLYVEDVALAFVALLESNFCGAINIGSGVPVSIKELINIISAKLGRSDLVQFGKITANTNEPELLVADVKKIQDIIGWFARYDLNHGLDKTIAWWKDYLKKENSN from the coding sequence ATGAAGAAGATTTTAGTTACCGGGGCAACCGGTTTTATTGGTAGGCATTGTTTACCTTTGTTAATAGAAAAAGGTTATCAGGTACATGCCGTATCATTTTCCAAAAATGATTTTAGTTGCCCGGGTGTACGTTGGTGTCAGGTTAACCTGTTAAATTCTAAAGACACTGATAGCCTGGTCTCTTCAGTTAGAGCCACGCATCTTTTACATTTAGCTTGGTATACCGAACATAAGAAATATTGGACTGCTTTAGAGAATCATGATTGGGTGCGGGCTAGTTTTGATTTGGTAAAATCCTTTCGTACTCAAGGCGGGCAAAGAGCCGTAATCGCAGGAACCTGCGCCGAATATGATTGGAGTCAAGGAAGGTGTTCTGAGGATACTACACCTTTGTTGCCTGCTACTTTATATGGTAATTGCAGAAATGAATTAAGAAAGAAAGTTGAGGTTCTCTCTAAAGAAACTGGCTTAAGCAGTGTTTGGGCAAGGATATTTTTTGCTTATGGGCCAGCTGAGCATCCTAATCGTTTAGTATCCTCAGTTATTGCTTCACTTCTTAAAGGTAAACAGATTCCTTGTTCAGAAGGCAACCAAAAGCGTGATTTTTTGTATGTCGAGGATGTTGCTTTGGCTTTTGTGGCTTTACTGGAAAGTAACTTTTGCGGCGCGATAAATATCGGTTCCGGGGTTCCGGTATCGATTAAAGAATTAATTAATATTATTTCGGCAAAATTAGGCCGGTCGGATTTAGTCCAATTTGGTAAAATAACCGCAAATACGAACGAGCCGGAGCTTTTAGTTGCAGACGTGAAGAAGATTCAAGATATAATCGGCTGGTTTGCACGGTATGACCTTAACCATGGGCTGGATAAAACTATTGCATGGTGGAAGGATTATTTAAAAAAGGAAAATAGTAATTAA
- a CDS encoding TIGR04372 family glycosyltransferase → MKNNKFNFQIELQYKYEILAALLHRIKEKGIFFCIRRGFKKLLYDVIFCQIAGFIAWPFCSLFNVKFISPLECGIGHLCVEPDCYIKEGMLCLRPQFKIIMLVPKNKIYNRHLLTYWEKYIKIITSPLFCLLFDPLQKNKFTLAQTHRFVFSPNSAYFPQIQKKFSDRPALLILRDEDLKRGWAVLYDLGMKKDDWFVCVHCREDGCSGRIEPTRNADIHNYFPAMDDIVQRGGWVIRMGDKSMKQIPSMKGVIDYPHLGIKSEWMDVFLCAASKFFLGSHSGLCHVANIFGVPVAIANSAHMAGVLPYGAKDIAIPKLTWSDKENRYLHFKEVFDSALSHSCLSQLYESSQLRLVENSPEDIKKLAEEMFDRIEGKLNYAQVDEELQQRFKSLMNPSHFSYGSVSRIGRDFLHKYSNLIL, encoded by the coding sequence ATGAAAAATAATAAATTTAATTTTCAAATTGAACTTCAATACAAATATGAGATTTTGGCTGCTCTTTTGCATAGGATTAAAGAGAAGGGGATTTTTTTCTGCATAAGAAGAGGTTTTAAAAAATTACTATATGATGTAATTTTTTGTCAGATTGCAGGATTTATTGCTTGGCCATTTTGTAGTTTATTCAATGTAAAATTCATTAGCCCTCTTGAATGCGGTATTGGCCATCTTTGTGTCGAGCCGGATTGCTATATTAAAGAAGGGATGTTGTGCCTTCGGCCACAATTTAAAATTATTATGTTGGTTCCTAAAAATAAAATTTATAACCGGCATCTTTTAACTTACTGGGAAAAATATATAAAAATTATTACTTCACCTTTGTTTTGCTTGTTATTTGATCCACTGCAAAAAAATAAATTTACTTTAGCTCAAACTCATCGTTTTGTTTTTTCACCCAATAGCGCCTACTTTCCCCAGATTCAAAAAAAGTTTTCAGATAGGCCGGCGCTTTTGATTTTACGAGATGAAGACCTTAAGCGTGGTTGGGCCGTTTTATATGATTTGGGGATGAAAAAAGATGATTGGTTTGTCTGTGTTCACTGCAGAGAAGATGGATGTTCAGGAAGAATCGAACCTACGCGTAATGCCGATATCCATAATTATTTTCCTGCCATGGATGATATTGTTCAGCGTGGCGGCTGGGTGATTCGTATGGGGGATAAATCCATGAAGCAAATTCCATCTATGAAAGGTGTTATTGATTACCCTCACCTGGGGATTAAAAGTGAATGGATGGATGTTTTTCTTTGCGCAGCTTCTAAGTTTTTTCTCGGTAGTCATTCAGGATTGTGCCATGTAGCTAATATATTCGGTGTGCCTGTGGCTATAGCAAATTCCGCACATATGGCAGGCGTACTTCCTTATGGAGCCAAAGATATAGCTATACCGAAATTGACCTGGTCAGATAAAGAAAACAGGTATCTTCATTTTAAAGAGGTCTTTGATTCTGCTTTAAGCCATTCTTGCCTTAGTCAGCTATATGAATCTTCACAGTTACGCCTGGTTGAGAATTCACCCGAAGATATAAAGAAACTGGCGGAAGAGATGTTTGATAGAATTGAAGGTAAACTTAATTATGCTCAGGTAGATGAAGAACTTCAGCAGCGTTTTAAATCACTGATGAATCCCAGTCATTTTTCCTATGGGAGTGTTTCACGTATTGGCAGAGATTTTTTACATAAATACTCAAATTTAATTTTATGA
- a CDS encoding TIGR04372 family glycosyltransferase — protein MQAILHKSRKLLRKIEVDRAVLFGVLSKFWSVFAGPVTALLIVVKFTPEYQGYYYTFASLLALQVFVELGLGTVIIQFASHEWSKLGIDEGGNITGDKDALSRLRSLASITSKWYMVGAAIIALGLSVAGYMFFIKSHNAGVNWVFPWFSLCFLTAVTICFIPVWALLEGCNQVSNVYTYRFFQGIITSLSVWVAIFIGAKLWAASISVVSVLLCSVIFLGFRYRNFIKSLFLRNISGVRIDWRKEIFPMQWRIALSWITGYFVFSLFTPVLFRYHGPIIAGQFGMTWTIIGGIGAIAGSWLSPKIPQFGMLIARKEYQKLDQLFWRITKIFIFIILALSVFVWIAIYVLYQTANPFSQRILPPLPAGLFLIAQIISILSFPFSFYLRAHKKEPLLYFSVLLGVVTGLSTFILGKNFGINGMAFGYLIINIIFIPFVVLIWHNCRRFWHANIDSDKKIFFWIGYIHSKIQNKALFCYIKENVRRLYLIIISNLCGIIAYPFCLLMRIRFLVLLEGAIGHLCVELDCYIKEGILGLHRREKAILLASSAKICNMHFLGYWKRYFTIISSPWLCAILEPLARNRFTGYSSYRFAVSFEAAYFPEIQKRFAGRPALLSLKQDDIVRGWEVLYKMGLKKGDWFVCFHCREDGSFGKPDCSPRNANIENYFSAIESVVSRGGWVIRMGDEAMKSLPPMRQVIDYAHSEFKSDWMDVFLCGSTKFFHGSHSGLSALPSIFGVPVAITNYAHMSGVLPYGVEDICMPKLTWSDKQNRYLHFKEVSLIPLRKIWQDYESLELRLVDNDPEDIKNLTDEMFARIEGKMVYTEEDNILQQRFKSLMNPSHFSYGSVSRIGRDFLRKYSYLVL, from the coding sequence ATGCAAGCTATATTACATAAATCACGTAAATTACTGCGTAAGATCGAAGTTGACAGGGCGGTGTTATTCGGGGTGTTATCTAAATTCTGGAGTGTTTTCGCCGGGCCCGTAACTGCTTTACTGATAGTTGTAAAATTTACTCCTGAATATCAGGGGTATTACTATACTTTTGCTAGTCTTTTGGCTTTGCAGGTTTTTGTGGAATTAGGGTTAGGTACCGTTATTATACAGTTTGCCAGTCATGAATGGTCTAAATTAGGGATCGATGAAGGTGGCAATATTACCGGAGATAAAGATGCGTTATCGCGGCTGAGAAGTTTGGCTAGTATTACTTCTAAATGGTATATGGTGGGTGCAGCGATTATCGCTTTGGGGTTAAGTGTAGCTGGCTATATGTTTTTTATAAAGTCACACAACGCCGGTGTAAACTGGGTATTCCCATGGTTCTCCTTGTGTTTTCTTACTGCGGTCACGATATGTTTTATTCCGGTTTGGGCTTTGCTTGAAGGCTGTAATCAGGTGTCTAATGTATATACTTACCGTTTTTTTCAAGGGATTATTACCAGTTTATCTGTTTGGGTAGCAATTTTCATTGGCGCTAAGCTTTGGGCAGCATCTATTTCGGTTGTATCGGTATTGTTGTGCTCGGTAATATTTTTAGGATTTAGATACCGCAATTTTATTAAAAGTCTTTTTTTGCGTAATATTTCGGGTGTTCGCATAGATTGGCGTAAAGAAATTTTTCCTATGCAGTGGAGAATAGCGCTTAGTTGGATCACTGGATATTTTGTTTTTTCGCTATTCACTCCTGTTCTTTTTCGTTATCACGGCCCAATTATTGCGGGTCAATTTGGCATGACCTGGACTATTATTGGGGGAATAGGAGCAATTGCCGGTTCATGGTTATCACCTAAGATACCGCAGTTTGGCATGTTGATTGCGCGTAAAGAATACCAAAAGCTTGATCAGCTTTTTTGGCGTATTACGAAAATATTTATTTTTATTATTTTGGCCCTTTCAGTATTCGTCTGGATAGCTATTTATGTTCTTTACCAGACAGCCAATCCTTTTTCTCAGCGCATTCTTCCACCGCTTCCTGCAGGATTATTCCTTATTGCCCAGATTATTTCAATATTATCTTTCCCTTTTTCATTTTATCTGAGGGCACATAAGAAAGAACCACTTTTGTATTTTTCTGTTCTCTTGGGGGTAGTCACTGGCTTGTCTACTTTTATACTTGGTAAGAATTTTGGTATTAATGGGATGGCTTTTGGTTATTTAATTATTAATATTATTTTTATACCTTTTGTGGTTCTAATCTGGCATAACTGTCGCCGTTTTTGGCACGCTAATATTGATTCCGATAAGAAAATATTTTTTTGGATAGGGTACATTCATAGCAAAATACAAAACAAAGCATTATTTTGCTATATTAAAGAGAATGTCCGCAGGTTATATTTAATAATTATTTCTAATCTGTGCGGTATTATTGCCTATCCGTTTTGTTTATTAATGCGGATCAGATTTCTGGTTTTATTGGAGGGTGCTATTGGACATCTCTGTGTTGAACTGGATTGCTATATTAAAGAAGGAATATTAGGATTACACCGAAGAGAGAAGGCTATTTTATTGGCCTCTTCCGCTAAAATATGTAATATGCATTTTTTGGGTTATTGGAAGCGGTATTTTACAATCATTAGTTCTCCATGGCTTTGCGCGATATTAGAACCGTTAGCGAGAAATAGATTTACCGGTTATTCATCTTATCGGTTTGCTGTTTCTTTTGAAGCCGCATATTTTCCTGAAATTCAAAAAAGATTTGCCGGTAGGCCTGCGTTACTTTCTTTGAAACAGGATGATATTGTACGTGGTTGGGAGGTTTTATACAAGATGGGATTGAAAAAAGGAGATTGGTTTGTTTGTTTTCATTGCCGGGAGGATGGTTCTTTCGGAAAGCCTGATTGTTCTCCTCGCAATGCCAATATCGAAAATTATTTTTCTGCAATAGAATCAGTAGTTAGCCGCGGCGGTTGGGTAATCCGCATGGGAGATGAGGCTATGAAGTCTCTGCCGCCCATGAGGCAGGTAATTGACTATGCTCATTCAGAATTTAAAAGTGACTGGATGGATGTTTTTCTTTGTGGTAGTACTAAGTTTTTTCACGGTAGCCATTCTGGATTAAGTGCTTTGCCTTCGATATTTGGCGTTCCTGTGGCGATAACCAACTATGCGCATATGTCCGGTGTTTTACCTTATGGAGTTGAAGATATATGTATGCCTAAGCTGACTTGGTCGGATAAGCAGAACCGTTATCTTCATTTTAAAGAAGTCTCACTTATCCCGCTTAGGAAGATCTGGCAGGACTATGAATCATTGGAATTGCGTTTGGTCGATAATGATCCGGAGGATATTAAAAATCTGACTGATGAGATGTTCGCTAGAATCGAAGGGAAAATGGTATATACCGAAGAAGACAATATCCTACAGCAGCGTTTTAAATCACTCATGAATCCTAGCCATTTTTCCTATGGGAGTGTTTCACGTATTGGCAGGGATTTTTTACGTAAATACTCATATTTAGTTTTATGA
- a CDS encoding class I SAM-dependent methyltransferase — protein sequence MKTQCPVCKINSGSAFTTKDWNRRVSTEVFKYQKCMKCGLIFLANPPVDLGVYYGESYYCRPLFKKIENVAKKTSFQLAMIKRFVKDGRLLEVGPGYGVFALQAKKGGFEVDVIEREGKCCDFLAKIIGVKVIKSDKPHEVIESAKEYDVIALWQVIEHLTDPWEFLKKAAKNLKPNGVILIAAPNPAAFQFKLQGAQWPHVDAPRHLWLIPVELLINYVEPFGLEPVMVTFNDKGARAWNRFGWQRYLMNKSSNKLFQTAAFIMGHFISLAVGVFETKKDNGSAYTIILKKRASV from the coding sequence ATGAAAACACAGTGTCCGGTTTGCAAAATAAACTCAGGATCAGCATTTACAACTAAAGATTGGAATAGGAGGGTTTCTACCGAAGTCTTTAAATACCAGAAATGCATGAAATGCGGTTTAATTTTTTTAGCCAATCCGCCGGTTGATTTGGGAGTTTATTATGGGGAAAGTTATTACTGCCGGCCGCTATTTAAAAAAATAGAAAACGTCGCAAAAAAAACAAGCTTTCAGCTTGCGATGATTAAACGGTTTGTCAAAGATGGCCGTCTTTTAGAGGTGGGGCCAGGTTATGGTGTATTTGCGCTTCAGGCAAAAAAAGGCGGCTTTGAGGTGGATGTTATCGAAAGAGAAGGAAAATGCTGCGATTTTTTAGCAAAAATTATTGGTGTTAAGGTCATTAAAAGTGATAAGCCTCATGAGGTTATTGAATCGGCAAAAGAATATGATGTTATTGCGCTTTGGCAGGTTATCGAACATTTAACTGACCCTTGGGAATTTTTGAAGAAGGCTGCAAAAAATTTAAAACCAAACGGAGTAATTTTAATCGCGGCTCCTAACCCTGCGGCTTTTCAGTTCAAGCTGCAGGGCGCGCAATGGCCGCATGTGGATGCCCCGAGGCATTTATGGCTTATTCCGGTTGAGCTGCTAATCAATTATGTAGAACCTTTTGGCCTAGAGCCTGTGATGGTAACTTTTAATGATAAAGGGGCAAGAGCTTGGAACAGATTTGGTTGGCAGCGTTATTTAATGAATAAATCCTCTAATAAATTGTTTCAAACAGCTGCTTTTATTATGGGGCATTTTATTTCATTAGCGGTGGGTGTTTTTGAAACCAAGAAGGATAATGGAAGTGCTTATACTATTATTTTAAAGAAAAGAGCGAGTGTATGA
- a CDS encoding glycosyltransferase family 2 protein, which yields MKFSVLLPTRNGGKYLRNCITSILLEPYQDMELVVSDNANTDETQEILKSFSSDSRLKVVRFSEPVCVTENWNNALLASKGDYVLMMGDDDGLLPGYFNRMEEILKRYNNPDCVTYNAYSYMAPYSIGQDRQSYYKDPFYSFGKEFEKEKIIQKEERFLIVRDMFRFHNRLPLNMQTTLMSRVAMNQIRGGAFQPPFPDHYAINSLLLTAMSWVFVPEKLLVVGVSSKSFGHFAYNNKQEEGKKYLGINPDFKGQLPGADMNNCMHIWLSLLKINHADLLKKIKISRCQYIRHQVYSWFAQYKSGILPLNDLGKRFLMLNMFDWCYLLFTVFDKKSWKHFLNRSSKGGKATQIQKIWPGAMFLEGVSNINEFSSWINKQNNEQNMRGMK from the coding sequence ATGAAATTTTCAGTATTACTGCCAACCCGTAACGGGGGAAAGTATTTAAGAAATTGTATAACTTCGATATTGCTTGAGCCATATCAGGATATGGAATTGGTTGTTTCGGATAATGCCAATACCGATGAAACCCAAGAAATATTAAAATCTTTTTCTAGCGACTCACGTTTAAAGGTGGTGAGGTTCTCTGAGCCTGTCTGTGTGACAGAGAATTGGAATAATGCTCTTTTAGCCAGTAAAGGCGATTATGTCCTGATGATGGGGGATGATGATGGCCTTTTGCCAGGGTATTTTAACCGTATGGAGGAAATTTTAAAAAGATACAATAATCCCGATTGCGTTACCTATAATGCTTATAGTTATATGGCGCCCTATTCAATCGGCCAAGACAGGCAAAGTTATTACAAAGATCCTTTTTATTCTTTTGGTAAGGAATTTGAGAAAGAAAAAATAATACAAAAAGAGGAACGTTTTCTTATTGTTAGAGATATGTTTCGTTTTCATAATCGTCTTCCGCTTAATATGCAAACTACTTTGATGTCTAGAGTAGCTATGAATCAGATTAGGGGAGGCGCGTTTCAGCCGCCGTTTCCGGACCACTATGCGATAAATTCGCTTTTATTGACAGCAATGTCCTGGGTCTTTGTGCCTGAAAAATTATTGGTTGTTGGCGTATCTTCTAAATCATTCGGTCATTTCGCATACAATAATAAGCAGGAGGAAGGGAAAAAATACCTGGGAATTAATCCGGATTTTAAAGGCCAGCTTCCCGGTGCAGATATGAATAATTGTATGCATATCTGGCTGTCGCTTTTAAAAATAAATCATGCGGATTTATTAAAAAAAATAAAAATCAGCCGTTGTCAGTATATCCGGCATCAGGTTTATTCATGGTTTGCCCAGTATAAGTCAGGTATTTTACCTTTAAATGATTTAGGTAAGCGTTTTCTTATGCTTAATATGTTTGATTGGTGTTATTTATTATTTACAGTTTTTGATAAAAAAAGCTGGAAACATTTTTTGAATAGGTCTTCTAAGGGTGGTAAAGCTACACAAATTCAGAAAATATGGCCTGGGGCTATGTTTCTTGAGGGTGTTTCTAATATCAATGAATTTTCCAGTTGGATTAATAAACAGAATAATGAACAAAATATGCGAGGTATGAAATGA
- a CDS encoding sugar nucleotide-binding protein, whose protein sequence is MNTDIPKTAIIGASGFLGRYFLPAYRKIYPDCIATVKNGSVEDQHMYDLDLYKPNIAGLQLAKRHYKEALIFAAITRVNITEKEKVEVRKANVDGTFELIRQLTEEGVKPVFFSSSYVFDGKTGSYTDQSPVNPIIEYGKQKAEVEAQISAITKENFLVIRLCKIFSLVKEDKTFLDEIAGILSSGGTYRAAYDQIFCPTLVTDVIAAVSLLQSQGSTGIINVCSPEVWSRYDLAIVLARLMGVSTDKVIRASLDEIMISPRYPKNTSMISGIVLKPVSDFTPISICLEQTARHWTNQILKTNKQ, encoded by the coding sequence ATGAATACTGATATTCCAAAGACAGCAATAATTGGGGCTAGCGGATTTTTGGGGCGCTATTTTTTACCGGCATATCGTAAAATTTATCCGGATTGTATTGCCACGGTAAAAAATGGTTCTGTTGAGGATCAGCATATGTATGATCTCGATCTCTATAAGCCTAATATAGCTGGGCTTCAATTGGCTAAAAGGCATTATAAAGAGGCGCTTATTTTTGCCGCGATTACCAGAGTTAATATTACTGAGAAAGAGAAAGTAGAAGTCAGGAAAGCCAATGTTGACGGTACTTTTGAACTTATTCGTCAGCTTACCGAAGAAGGCGTAAAACCAGTTTTTTTTTCAAGTTCCTATGTTTTTGACGGTAAGACAGGTAGCTATACAGATCAATCTCCTGTAAACCCAATAATTGAATATGGTAAGCAAAAAGCTGAGGTAGAAGCGCAGATATCCGCTATAACCAAAGAGAATTTTTTAGTAATAAGATTATGTAAAATATTTTCTCTTGTTAAAGAAGATAAGACATTTCTTGATGAAATTGCGGGAATTTTGTCATCGGGCGGCACTTATCGGGCCGCGTATGATCAGATATTTTGTCCGACTCTCGTAACAGATGTTATTGCTGCGGTTAGTTTGCTTCAATCTCAAGGCTCAACAGGGATTATTAATGTGTGTTCTCCTGAAGTGTGGTCAAGATATGATTTGGCTATTGTTTTGGCTAGGTTAATGGGGGTAAGTACAGATAAAGTAATTAGGGCTTCCTTGGATGAAATTATGATAAGCCCAAGATATCCGAAAAACACAAGTATGATATCGGGGATTGTATTAAAGCCAGTTAGCGATTTTACTCCCATATCTATTTGTCTTGAGCAGACAGCAAGGCACTGGACAAATCAGATATTAAAAACTAATAAACAATAA
- a CDS encoding zinc-binding dehydrogenase, whose amino-acid sequence MMKILAAVLSEINKPLIIEELLLPDLLAGQVLVKIAYSGICHTQLNEMRGLKGKDKFLPHTLGHEGSGVVEAIGAGVKKIKIGDRVVLTWIKGNGSDIPSASYKRNDNTIVNSGAISTFMTKAVISENRLVKIPDAMLLREAALLGCAIPTGAGIVMNTMDISENKSIAIFGMGGIGLSALLAAKARGASKIIAIDISEDRLKQSTILGATHALNAKKDNIIEAIMKITDSKGVDYAIESAGKKESMEIAFKSVRDNGGLCVIAGNLSFGEKIQINPFDLIKGKRIIGTWGGQTQPDRDIPMYADWVISGKFNLRELVCRIFALKDINEAVEYMEQSAVGRVLIDMGLTQG is encoded by the coding sequence ATGATGAAAATATTGGCAGCAGTATTATCGGAAATCAATAAACCATTGATAATTGAAGAACTTTTGCTTCCGGATTTATTAGCCGGGCAGGTGCTGGTAAAAATTGCCTATAGTGGGATTTGTCATACTCAGCTAAATGAGATGCGCGGGTTAAAAGGTAAGGATAAGTTTCTTCCGCATACCTTAGGGCATGAAGGCTCTGGAGTAGTTGAGGCTATTGGCGCTGGAGTAAAAAAAATCAAGATAGGAGATAGGGTAGTATTAACTTGGATTAAAGGTAACGGTTCTGATATTCCATCTGCTTCATATAAAAGAAATGATAACACAATTGTTAATTCCGGGGCAATTTCTACCTTTATGACAAAAGCAGTTATTTCTGAAAATCGCCTGGTTAAAATTCCGGATGCAATGCTACTTCGTGAGGCTGCGCTTTTGGGATGCGCTATTCCTACGGGTGCAGGTATCGTGATGAATACAATGGATATTTCTGAAAATAAAAGTATTGCGATTTTTGGCATGGGAGGCATCGGTTTAAGCGCATTGCTGGCTGCTAAAGCCCGTGGGGCATCGAAAATTATCGCTATAGATATATCCGAAGATAGGCTTAAGCAATCAACTATACTTGGAGCCACACATGCATTAAACGCTAAGAAGGATAACATTATTGAAGCAATCATGAAGATTACGGATAGCAAGGGTGTTGATTATGCGATTGAATCTGCCGGCAAAAAGGAATCTATGGAGATAGCTTTTAAATCAGTCCGGGATAATGGCGGGTTGTGCGTTATAGCGGGTAACCTTTCTTTTGGCGAAAAGATTCAAATTAACCCTTTTGATTTGATTAAGGGTAAACGCATAATCGGTACCTGGGGAGGCCAAACTCAACCGGATAGAGATATACCCATGTATGCGGATTGGGTTATCTCTGGAAAATTTAATTTGAGAGAATTAGTCTGCCGTATTTTTGCGCTAAAAGATATCAACGAAGCTGTTGAATATATGGAACAGAGTGCGGTAGGGCGCGTTTTGATTGATATGGGGCTAACGCAAGGATAA
- a CDS encoding SDR family oxidoreductase, which yields MKVLVTGDRGYIGGVLVKMLLEKGHKVSGFDINYYEENLLYPLDYSYPFVTKDIRDVTFEDVQGFDAIIHLAGLSNDPLGALDPRLTEEINYEGTVKLATLAKMAKVKRFIYSSSQSMYGVSNNKEELDEENSEKNPITVYAKTKWKAELKLRELGNDEFIVVAFRPSTVFGVSPRLRCDIVYNNLVGCAYTTGKIEIKSDGTPWRPVVHIRDVSSAFIAGLEAPQELVANQSFNVGIPNGNFTVRDLGEAAQQVVKGSKLIFTGEHGTDSRTYRVSFKKILTVLKDYFKPEWNLLRGGEELVKFFKEIDFNEEYFRGRMTNRLKQLEYLRGSGQINLELRRAKGER from the coding sequence ATGAAGGTTCTTGTGACCGGAGACAGAGGATATATTGGGGGCGTTTTGGTAAAGATGCTATTGGAGAAAGGGCATAAGGTCAGTGGTTTTGATATTAATTACTATGAAGAAAATTTGCTGTATCCGTTGGATTACTCCTATCCTTTTGTAACCAAGGATATTAGAGATGTTACCTTTGAGGATGTACAAGGTTTTGATGCAATAATCCATTTGGCTGGCCTTTCAAATGACCCATTAGGAGCATTGGATCCACGTCTTACCGAAGAGATTAATTATGAGGGGACTGTAAAACTGGCAACTTTAGCAAAAATGGCTAAGGTAAAGAGATTTATTTATTCATCATCTCAGAGTATGTATGGAGTTTCTAATAATAAAGAAGAGTTGGATGAAGAGAATAGCGAAAAGAATCCTATTACTGTTTATGCCAAAACAAAATGGAAGGCGGAATTGAAATTAAGAGAGTTGGGAAATGATGAGTTTATAGTTGTGGCATTTCGTCCTTCGACGGTATTCGGAGTCAGCCCCAGATTACGATGCGATATAGTTTATAATAATTTAGTTGGTTGTGCTTATACAACAGGTAAAATTGAAATCAAAAGCGATGGCACCCCTTGGAGGCCGGTAGTACATATCCGGGATGTTTCAAGTGCTTTTATTGCAGGATTGGAGGCGCCGCAGGAGCTAGTTGCCAATCAATCTTTTAACGTGGGTATCCCCAACGGTAATTTTACGGTAAGGGATTTAGGGGAAGCTGCGCAGCAAGTAGTTAAGGGGAGTAAATTGATTTTTACCGGCGAACATGGAACAGATTCCAGGACTTATCGCGTAAGTTTTAAGAAGATTCTGACGGTTTTAAAAGATTATTTCAAACCGGAATGGAATCTATTGCGCGGAGGCGAGGAATTAGTCAAGTTTTTTAAAGAGATAGATTTTAATGAAGAATATTTCAGGGGAAGGATGACCAATCGATTAAAGCAGCTGGAATATTTACGCGGATCCGGCCAGATTAATTTAGAATTGCGTCGTGCTAAAGGAGAGCGATGA
- a CDS encoding methyltransferase domain-containing protein — protein sequence MKLPAEVINLLSCPVCKSKLKLQGDLFKCINLDCNLAYPVVNDIPVLINEKNSLFSINDFVNSKSTYFPKSYHSRIRKIIKGIIPGIGVNIKARQNLAKFSELALKQSKSPKILVIGASIVGPGMDSLIKNGSMQLIESDISFGPRTMLISDAHDIPFDDCSFDGVIIQAVLEHVIDPYLCVSEIFRVLKNDGLVYAETPFMQQVHGKQFDFTRFTYLGHRRLFRRFQDISSGAVSGPGMALAWSWRFFLTSFTKNEIIKNILLVFAHLTSFYFKYFDYILIRKRAALDAASAYYFMGRKSEEILSDRELIGLYNRKK from the coding sequence ATGAAATTACCAGCTGAAGTTATAAATTTATTAAGTTGTCCGGTATGTAAAAGCAAGCTTAAATTGCAAGGGGATTTATTCAAATGTATCAATCTGGATTGTAATTTGGCATATCCTGTTGTAAATGATATTCCGGTATTGATTAATGAGAAAAACAGCCTTTTTTCAATCAATGATTTCGTGAATAGTAAATCAACTTATTTTCCTAAGAGCTATCATTCCCGGATTAGGAAAATTATTAAAGGAATAATTCCGGGCATTGGCGTAAACATTAAGGCGCGTCAAAATCTGGCTAAATTTAGCGAATTAGCATTAAAACAATCTAAATCTCCAAAAATACTGGTTATCGGCGCAAGTATTGTTGGGCCAGGAATGGATAGTTTGATTAAAAATGGATCGATGCAATTAATAGAAAGCGATATTTCGTTTGGCCCGAGAACAATGTTGATTTCTGATGCTCATGATATACCTTTCGATGATTGTTCGTTTGACGGAGTAATAATACAGGCAGTGCTTGAGCATGTAATAGACCCATATTTATGCGTGAGTGAGATTTTTAGAGTTTTGAAAAATGATGGCCTTGTTTACGCAGAAACACCGTTTATGCAGCAAGTGCATGGTAAGCAGTTTGATTTTACCAGATTTACTTATTTAGGGCATAGGCGCTTGTTCAGGAGGTTTCAGGATATCTCAAGCGGAGCTGTTTCCGGACCGGGCATGGCACTTGCCTGGTCATGGCGATTTTTTCTTACAAGTTTTACAAAAAATGAAATTATTAAAAATATTTTATTAGTTTTTGCGCATCTTACTTCGTTTTATTTTAAATATTTTGATTATATTTTGATCAGAAAAAGAGCAGCATTAGATGCTGCTTCGGCTTATTATTTTATGGGCCGTAAAAGCGAGGAGATTCTTTCCGATAGAGAATTAATCGGTTTATATAACAGAAAAAAATAA